Part of the Halalkalibacter krulwichiae genome is shown below.
AATTTTTCGGATTGACCATTATCTCGGAAAACCAATGGTTCAAAACCTTGAAGCCTTGGAATTTGCCAATCCTGTACTGCAATCACTTTGGAACAATCGGTTTATTGCCAATGTGCAAATTACGGCTAGTGAAACGGTTGGTGTAGAAGAGAGGGCTGGTTATTATGACCAAGCAGGCGCTATTCGTGATATGGTTCAAAATCATATGCTACAGCTGTTGATGATGACAGCCATGCATCTCCCAAAACAGATTAGTGCAAAAGATATCCGTAATGAGAAAAGAAAAGTTATGGAATCTCTGCGACCATTACAGAAAAATACTGTAGGTATCCACGTCGTTCGTGGCCAATATGGATCAGGTGAAATAAACGGTACACCAGTAGTCAGATACTTAGAAGAACCTGGCGTTGATGCTTCTTCTAAAAACGATACATTCGTCGCTGCTCGTCTATGGATTGATAATTCCTTCTGGGACGGGGTCCCATTCTATATCCGGACAGGAAAAAGAATGACGGAAAAATTAACGCGGATTGTGATTGAATTCAAAAACCCATTAAAGAATTTGTATACCAATGAAATCCAAAATGCTGAACCCAATCTATTAGTTATTAATGTAAGTCCTAATGAAGGTGTTTCGTTGCAGTTAAATAGTAAAAACCCGATAAATGGAAAATTAGAACCTATTGTTGTTGATTTTTCAGCGAGTAAAAAAGACGTGCCCGAAGCATATGAACTCTTAATATTTGATGCTCTGCGTGGGGACTCTACCTTCTTTGCTCATTGGGACGAAGTTGAATTATCTTGGAAATGGGTACAGCCCGTTTTAGAGGCGTTTGAGGAAAATGCCCTTCCACTCCACCTATATCAAGCCGGTTCGATGGGGCCACAAGCTGCTTCGCAATTATTGGAGGAGGATGGTTTTAAATGGTGGGAAACTAGGGGGGAGTTTAATCCGCACCTCCCTGGAAGGCTATTGGTATGAAGAGAGCAAACCGAGGTTGGATTTGACAGATAATTGTTACGCGATTTACCCAAGGAACTTAAAGTATTTGTTGAATCCTTATGGTTCCATAAGGAGACCATGAAGAACAACAAATGGGTAGCATAATAATACAGGCTATTTTTTGTAATTTAAAGGAGGAAACTCAAGTGAAAGTAGGATTAATTGGATTAGGGAAAATGGGTATGAACTTAGGAAAAAACTTAATTGACAATAAACACCGTGTAATGGCGTTTGATCTAAATACAAATACTATTGAAGAAATTAAAAAATACGGAGTTGAAGGAGCATCCAGTTTACAAGATCTTGTTCAATCATTAGAAAAGCCACGAGTTGTTTGGATAATGGTCCCACACTCAGTCGTTGATTCAGTTATTAGTGAAATCACACCATTTCTAAGTGAAGGAGATATCGTCATTGAAGCTGGTAATTCGCATTATAAGGAATCCATTCGTCGTTACGAACAGTTGAAGAAAGTTGGAGTGAGCTTTATGGATGCCGGTACTTCTGGGGGGATGGAAGGTGCTCGCTATGGTGCTTGTTATATGATTGGTGGAGATCCTGAAGCATGGAGCATTGTCGAGCCGATTTTTAGAGATACAGCTGTAGATAATGGGTATTTATATGCTGGGAAATCTGGTAGTGGCCACTTCTTAAAAATGGTCCACAATGGAATAGAATACGGAATGATGGCCGCCATTGGTGAAGGATTCGAAGTCCTGGAAAAAAGCGATTTCGATTTTGACTATGAAAAAGTGGCACGGGTGTGGAATAACGGTTCTGTCATCCGCTCATGGCTCATGGAATTGACAGAACGCGCATTTTCTAAAGATGCAAAATTAGATGAAATTAAGGGCATTATGCATTCTTCTGGGGAAGGGAAATGGACAGTTGAAACCGCTTTGGATCTTCAAACAGCTACCCCTGTTATCGCTATGTCTTTACTAATGCGTTACCGTTCATTAGACAATGATACATTTACAGGTAAAGTGGTAGCTTCCCTTCGTAATGAATTTGGCGGACATGCTGTGGAAAAATCATAAAGTCATCTGCTGTATATGTCTTTCGTTAAAATGAGCCGGAAATTCATTGGATTTTTAGTTTGGTATATCCCAAAAATTGGTATATTTACTTAAGTCGTTGATAGTGCTAACTATGTTGATTGAAGCGGAAGGAGCGAGACTCCTCGAAAATGCATTCACATTTTCTCGTGCGGTGCCTATTCACGGATGATGATTCAACGTCCTGCGGGAAAAACATGACAAGGGAGACCCGCAGCCGCACAGCGCCGAGGAGGCTCCCGGCTCGCCCGCGGAAAGCGAGCACCTGGAGCCAACAGACAAGTTTAACAGAGCCAAAAAAATAAAACAATATTGAGGTGTGACATCATGAACGTATTGGATGCAAAAATCATTAACACACAATATGGTTTAGAAACCTATTTAGACATGGTGAAGAATATCGAAGTAAAAGAACTCCATTCTCCATCAGATAATGAGCCCTTTTATGAAATAGTATTAGGGATAGAGTATTTTCTTCTAAGGGACGGAAAATATTATGATAGTGAAAGGAATTATTTTCGGATTCAAATGAGCGAAGATTTTAATTCAATCACGTTAAGAGAGACAGATACCGAAAGTTTATTTGCTGTCAAAACCGAACACGAGAGAGACTCAACTAAGCTACTGGTTGGAGAATGGCTTATAAAAACCAATGGTTTTTGGTAACAATCTTTTTATTAATACAAAACCAATCAGATATAATTATTTTGATAAACGCTCCATGAGAGTAGCTTTTTCTGCTTCAAAACCAGGTTTGTCAAGTAAAGCAAACATATTCTTCTTGTATGCTTCGACTCCAGGCTGGTCAAATGGGTTAACTCCTAATAGATGGCCACTAATCCCACATGCCTTCTCAAAAAAGTAAACCATCTCACCGTAAGTGTATTCATTCATTTCATCCAGTTCAATCACGAGATTAGGTACTTCTCCATCTATATGGGCCATAAGGGTACCCTGAAATGCACTTTTGTTGACTTCATCCATCGTCTTACCTGCCAGGAAGTTTAATCCATCAATATTTTCTGGATCCTCCTGAATAGTCACTTCAATTCGAGGTTTCTTAATCTGTAAAACCGTTTCTAAAAGGTTTCGTCGACCTTCTTGTACATATTGCCCCATGGAATGCAAATCCGTTGAAAAATCAACGGAAGCAGGGAATAGCCCCTTTTGATCTTTTCCTTCACTTTCCCCAAACAGCTGCTTCCACCATTCCGATACGTAGTGAAGGGAGGGCTCATAGTTAACAAGCACTTCAATTGCTTTTCCCTTATTGTAGAGTACATTTCGGACCGCAGCATACTGATAGCTCTCATTTGTCAATAAATCAGGATTGTTGTATTTACGGGCTGCTGCTGCTGCCCCTTCCATCATATGATCAATATCAAGTCCTGCTACGGCAATTGGTAAGAGACCAACTGCTGTTAGCACAGAATACCTTCCACCTACATCATCCGGAATAACAAACGTTTCATATCCTTCTTTGTCCGCAAGCTTTTTTAATACGCCTTTTTCCTGATCTGTAGTGGCAAAAATACGTTTTCTCGCCTCTTCTTTTCCGTATTTTTTCTCCATATAGTCACGAAAAATACGGAAAGCAAGGGCTGGCTCTGTCGTTGTTCCTGATTTGGAAATGACGTTAACAGAGATATCTTTCCCCTCTAATAGTTCAAATAAATGAGATATATAAGTAGAACTGATATTGTGACCGGCAAAATACACTTTTGTCTTATCGTTCATTTGGTTATGAAAGCTATGGGACAAAGCTTCTATAGCTGATCTTGCACCCAAATACGAACCACCAATACCAATTACAACCATTGCGTCTGAATGTTTCTTGATTCTTTCAGCAGCTTGTTTAATTCTTTCAAATTCACTCTTATCATAGTTTAGTGGCAAATCGACCCAACCAAGATAATCAGAGCCGGGGCCTGTTTTTTCATGTAGCATTTTATGAGCCACTTTTACAAATTCACTTAGATTATCTACTTCACTCTTTTTCATAAATGCTAATGCATTGGAGTAATCAAACGAAATAGTCATACATTACTTCCCCTTTCAATCAAATTTAGCTTAGCTGCTTCAATCGGAGATCCTTCTCCGTAAAAAAGATCTCTCGGCATAGTAAAACGTTTCATGTTAGTGCATTCTCCTTTTCTACAGTATATAAGGGAAGTTTTTAAAAACACATTTAAACTCCCCCTTTTCAATTTTGAAAAATCCTTAGTGGGACCGTGTAATTATCAATAGCGTACATTAAAAGATAGTTAGTATTAAGAAAACTCAATGGTCCCTCTCTACATCGGCACTTAGTATGTCTTCTGTTTTGATTTCAAGTAATATTTCCAAGAATCTTATCGTTCCTAATACTTTTCGAGTGTCTCCCTCATTTTGAACATTCTCCATTTTCTTTTGTTGGATCAGTTCACTTATTACTTGCTTGAAAGCATATTTTTTGTAACAATATTTATGAGAAATA
Proteins encoded:
- the zwf gene encoding glucose-6-phosphate dehydrogenase: MDSMTFVLFGATGDLAKRKIYPALFNLYLNQKLPDSFLIIGVGIDEMSDVDFQNHVTDSLYTFSRHLINDKSEKQEFVKAFRYCQLDFTNAEGYKKLVEVVQQNEKDQSIEENRMFYLSVAPEFFDVIALNIKKSGLGSTKGWKRLIIEKPFGYDLKSAEDLNEKLSKAFEEDEIFRIDHYLGKPMVQNLEALEFANPVLQSLWNNRFIANVQITASETVGVEERAGYYDQAGAIRDMVQNHMLQLLMMTAMHLPKQISAKDIRNEKRKVMESLRPLQKNTVGIHVVRGQYGSGEINGTPVVRYLEEPGVDASSKNDTFVAARLWIDNSFWDGVPFYIRTGKRMTEKLTRIVIEFKNPLKNLYTNEIQNAEPNLLVINVSPNEGVSLQLNSKNPINGKLEPIVVDFSASKKDVPEAYELLIFDALRGDSTFFAHWDEVELSWKWVQPVLEAFEENALPLHLYQAGSMGPQAASQLLEEDGFKWWETRGEFNPHLPGRLLV
- the gnd gene encoding phosphogluconate dehydrogenase (NAD(+)-dependent, decarboxylating); the protein is MKVGLIGLGKMGMNLGKNLIDNKHRVMAFDLNTNTIEEIKKYGVEGASSLQDLVQSLEKPRVVWIMVPHSVVDSVISEITPFLSEGDIVIEAGNSHYKESIRRYEQLKKVGVSFMDAGTSGGMEGARYGACYMIGGDPEAWSIVEPIFRDTAVDNGYLYAGKSGSGHFLKMVHNGIEYGMMAAIGEGFEVLEKSDFDFDYEKVARVWNNGSVIRSWLMELTERAFSKDAKLDEIKGIMHSSGEGKWTVETALDLQTATPVIAMSLLMRYRSLDNDTFTGKVVASLRNEFGGHAVEKS
- a CDS encoding glucose-6-phosphate isomerase — encoded protein: MTISFDYSNALAFMKKSEVDNLSEFVKVAHKMLHEKTGPGSDYLGWVDLPLNYDKSEFERIKQAAERIKKHSDAMVVIGIGGSYLGARSAIEALSHSFHNQMNDKTKVYFAGHNISSTYISHLFELLEGKDISVNVISKSGTTTEPALAFRIFRDYMEKKYGKEEARKRIFATTDQEKGVLKKLADKEGYETFVIPDDVGGRYSVLTAVGLLPIAVAGLDIDHMMEGAAAAARKYNNPDLLTNESYQYAAVRNVLYNKGKAIEVLVNYEPSLHYVSEWWKQLFGESEGKDQKGLFPASVDFSTDLHSMGQYVQEGRRNLLETVLQIKKPRIEVTIQEDPENIDGLNFLAGKTMDEVNKSAFQGTLMAHIDGEVPNLVIELDEMNEYTYGEMVYFFEKACGISGHLLGVNPFDQPGVEAYKKNMFALLDKPGFEAEKATLMERLSK